A window of the Acidovorax sp. YS12 genome harbors these coding sequences:
- a CDS encoding NAD(P)/FAD-dependent oxidoreductase codes for MAHIVILGAGTGGMPAAYDLRAAIGKEHRITVVNAVDYFQFVPSNPWVAVGWRERKDTTLPIAPSLARKGIDFIAQRVDRIDAEGNALELADGQRLGYDYLVITTGPKLSFDEVPGAGPVQGHTQSICSVDHAEKAWADYQAFVQDPGPAIIGAMPGASCFGPAYEFAFIFNKDLQRRKLRHKVPLTFVTSEPYIGHMGLGGVGDSKTLLESELRSFDIKWITNARVTKVEAGKMFVTEMDENGQPKKEHELPFKYSMMLPAFKGVDAVAAVEGLCNPRGFVLIDENQRSKKYRNIFSAGVCVAIPPVEVTPVPTGAPKTGYMIETMVSAIVHNIAAELAGKPQDATAKATWNAICLADMGDTGAAFVALPQIPPRNVNWFKKGKWVHLAKVAFEKYFMYKMKNGTAEPVYEKHVLKALGIVRLEK; via the coding sequence ATGGCCCATATCGTGATCCTCGGCGCTGGCACGGGCGGCATGCCCGCCGCCTATGACCTGCGCGCCGCCATCGGCAAGGAACACCGCATCACCGTCGTCAACGCGGTGGACTACTTCCAGTTCGTGCCTTCCAACCCCTGGGTGGCCGTGGGCTGGCGCGAGCGCAAGGACACCACGCTGCCCATCGCGCCGAGCCTGGCCAGGAAGGGCATCGACTTCATCGCCCAGCGCGTGGACCGCATCGACGCCGAGGGCAACGCCCTGGAGCTGGCCGACGGCCAGCGCCTGGGCTACGACTACCTGGTCATCACCACCGGCCCCAAGCTCTCGTTCGACGAAGTGCCCGGCGCAGGCCCGGTGCAGGGCCACACCCAGTCCATCTGCAGCGTGGACCACGCCGAGAAGGCCTGGGCCGACTACCAGGCCTTCGTGCAGGACCCCGGCCCTGCCATCATCGGCGCCATGCCGGGCGCGTCGTGCTTCGGCCCGGCGTACGAGTTCGCGTTCATCTTCAACAAGGACCTGCAGCGCCGCAAGCTGCGCCACAAGGTGCCGCTGACCTTCGTGACCAGCGAGCCCTACATCGGCCACATGGGCCTGGGCGGCGTGGGCGATTCCAAGACGTTGCTGGAGAGCGAGCTGCGCAGCTTCGACATCAAGTGGATCACCAACGCCAGGGTCACGAAGGTCGAGGCCGGGAAGATGTTCGTCACCGAGATGGACGAAAACGGCCAGCCGAAGAAGGAGCACGAGCTGCCCTTCAAGTACAGCATGATGCTGCCCGCCTTCAAGGGCGTGGACGCCGTGGCCGCCGTCGAGGGCCTGTGCAACCCGCGCGGCTTCGTGCTCATCGACGAAAACCAGCGCAGCAAGAAGTACCGCAACATCTTCTCGGCCGGCGTGTGCGTGGCCATACCGCCCGTCGAAGTCACGCCCGTGCCCACGGGCGCGCCCAAGACCGGCTACATGATCGAGACCATGGTCTCGGCCATCGTGCACAACATCGCCGCCGAGCTGGCGGGCAAGCCCCAGGACGCCACCGCCAAGGCCACCTGGAACGCCATCTGCCTGGCCGACATGGGCGACACCGGCGCCGCCTTCGTGGCGCTGCCGCAGATTCCGCCGCGTAACGTGAACTGGTTCAAGAAGGGCAAATGGGTGCACCTGGCCAAGGTGGCATTCGAGAAGTACTTCATGTACAAGATGAAGAACGGCACAGCCGAACCCGTTTACGAAAAACACGTGCTCAAGGCCCTGGGTATCGTGCGGCTGGAGAAATGA